One window of the Streptomyces asoensis genome contains the following:
- a CDS encoding Lrp/AsnC family transcriptional regulator produces MNSTPAPFDELDRKIITALMANARTSFAEIGTAVGLSSTAVKRRVDRLRDTGVITGFTATVQPSALGWRTEAYVEVYCEGAAPPRRLAEVARNHPEITAAMTVTGGADALLHVRARDVEHFENVLERIRSEPFIRKTISVMVLSHLLPDSPEAGASQPAPE; encoded by the coding sequence ATGAACAGCACGCCCGCCCCTTTCGACGAGCTCGACCGGAAGATCATCACCGCTCTGATGGCGAACGCCAGGACGAGCTTCGCCGAGATCGGGACGGCCGTAGGTCTGTCCTCGACGGCGGTCAAGCGCCGGGTGGACCGGCTGCGGGACACCGGGGTGATCACCGGGTTCACGGCCACCGTGCAGCCGTCGGCGCTGGGCTGGCGCACGGAGGCGTACGTGGAGGTGTACTGCGAGGGCGCCGCGCCCCCGAGGCGCCTCGCGGAGGTGGCGCGCAACCATCCGGAGATCACCGCGGCGATGACGGTGACGGGTGGGGCGGACGCGCTGCTGCATGTGCGGGCGCGGGACGTGGAGCACTTCGAGAACGTGCTGGAGCGCATCCGGTCCGAGCCCTTCATCCGGAAGACGATCAGCGTGATGGTGCTGTCCCATCTGCTGCCGGACAGCCCGGAGGCGGGCGCGAGCCAGCCTGCTCCCGAATAA
- the ddaH gene encoding dimethylargininase has protein sequence MERWRYLTVTETRVRRPRRFLVCEPRHFAVQYAINPWMRPDSPVDVDLAQEQWQGLIRAYRAHGHTVDTVEPAPGLPDMVFAANSAVVVAGRVFGSLFHAPERRPESVHYDTWFKAAGYDVHRPESVCEGEGDLVWTGRYVLAGTGFRTTREAHREVQEFFGHPVISLTLVDPHFYHLDTALFVLDDDNISYYPEAFSSGSREVLARLYPDAVLATRDDAMVFGLNSVSDGRHVFIAPRAEALASRLTERGYVPVPVDLSEFQKAGGGIKCCTQEIRS, from the coding sequence ATGGAAAGGTGGAGGTACCTCACTGTGACCGAAACCCGTGTGCGGCGCCCTCGGCGCTTCCTCGTCTGTGAACCCAGACATTTCGCCGTGCAGTACGCGATCAACCCCTGGATGCGTCCCGACAGCCCCGTCGACGTCGATCTCGCCCAGGAGCAGTGGCAGGGGCTGATCCGCGCCTACCGGGCCCACGGCCACACCGTGGACACCGTGGAGCCGGCCCCCGGTCTCCCGGACATGGTCTTCGCCGCGAACTCGGCGGTCGTGGTGGCGGGCCGGGTCTTCGGCTCCCTGTTCCACGCGCCCGAGCGGCGGCCCGAGTCCGTCCACTACGACACCTGGTTCAAGGCGGCGGGCTACGACGTCCACCGGCCGGAGTCCGTCTGCGAGGGCGAGGGCGATCTGGTGTGGACGGGCCGGTACGTGCTGGCCGGCACCGGCTTCCGGACGACCCGTGAGGCGCACCGGGAGGTGCAGGAGTTCTTCGGTCACCCGGTGATCAGCCTGACCCTGGTGGACCCGCACTTCTACCACCTGGACACGGCGCTGTTCGTCCTGGACGACGACAACATCTCGTACTACCCGGAGGCGTTCTCCTCCGGCAGCCGTGAGGTGCTCGCCCGGCTGTATCCGGACGCGGTGCTCGCCACCCGCGACGACGCCATGGTGTTCGGTCTGAACTCGGTCTCCGACGGGCGCCATGTGTTCATCGCGCCCCGGGCCGAGGCCCTCGCCTCCCGTCTCACCGAGCGCGGCTATGTCCCCGTCCCCGTCGACCTCTCGGAGTTCCAGAAGGCCGGCGGTGGCATCAAGTGCTGCACGCAGGAGATCCGTTCATGA
- the rocD gene encoding ornithine--oxo-acid transaminase, whose translation MTAPVVPTRTSADLIRAEEPVLAHNYHPLPVVVASAEGAWVQDVEGRRYLDMLAGYSALNFGHRHPLLIEAAHRQLDRLTLTSRAFHNDRLAEFAERLAELTGLDMVLPMNTGAEAVESGIKVARKWAYEVKGVPADRATIVVAAENFHGRTTTIVSFSTDETARAGFGPFTPGFRIVPYNDLAALEAAVDETTAAVLIEPIQGEAGVVIPDDGYLAGVRELTRRRNCLFIADEIQSGLGRTGRTLAVEHEGVVPDVLLLGKALGGGIVPVSAVVARREVLSVLRPGEHGSTFGGNPLAAAVGTAVVELLETGEFQRRATELGAVLRDGLTGLVGKGVVGFRARGLWAGVDVDPALGTGREVSERLMRKGVLVKDTHGSTIRLAPPLTITGEELASALATLESVLTRDA comes from the coding sequence ATGACCGCACCCGTCGTCCCGACGCGCACCTCCGCCGATCTGATCCGCGCCGAGGAGCCCGTCCTCGCGCACAACTACCATCCGCTGCCCGTGGTCGTCGCGAGCGCCGAGGGCGCCTGGGTGCAGGACGTCGAGGGCCGCCGCTACCTCGACATGCTGGCCGGCTACTCGGCCCTCAACTTCGGCCACCGGCACCCGCTGCTGATCGAGGCGGCCCACCGCCAGCTGGACCGTCTCACCCTCACCTCCCGTGCCTTCCACAACGACCGCCTCGCCGAGTTCGCCGAGCGGCTCGCGGAGCTGACCGGCCTGGACATGGTCCTGCCGATGAACACGGGCGCGGAGGCGGTCGAGAGCGGCATCAAGGTGGCCCGCAAGTGGGCGTACGAGGTGAAGGGCGTACCCGCCGACCGGGCGACGATCGTCGTCGCCGCCGAGAACTTCCACGGCCGTACGACGACGATCGTGAGCTTCTCGACGGACGAGACGGCGCGGGCGGGCTTCGGGCCGTTCACTCCGGGCTTCCGGATCGTGCCGTACAACGACCTGGCCGCGCTGGAGGCGGCCGTCGACGAGACGACGGCGGCGGTGCTGATCGAGCCGATCCAGGGCGAGGCGGGCGTCGTCATCCCCGACGACGGCTATCTGGCCGGGGTGCGGGAGCTGACCCGCCGCAGGAACTGCCTGTTCATCGCGGACGAGATCCAGTCCGGGCTCGGCCGTACCGGGCGGACGCTCGCCGTGGAGCACGAGGGGGTCGTGCCCGACGTGCTGCTGCTCGGCAAGGCGCTGGGCGGCGGGATCGTGCCGGTGTCGGCGGTGGTGGCCCGGCGGGAGGTGCTGTCGGTGCTGCGGCCGGGCGAGCACGGGTCGACGTTCGGCGGCAATCCACTGGCCGCCGCGGTCGGCACGGCGGTGGTGGAGCTGCTGGAGACGGGTGAGTTCCAGCGCCGGGCGACCGAGCTGGGCGCCGTCCTGCGGGACGGGCTGACCGGGCTGGTCGGCAAGGGCGTCGTCGGCTTCCGGGCGCGCGGGCTGTGGGCGGGCGTCGACGTCGACCCGGCGCTGGGCACCGGCCGCGAGGTGAGCGAGCGCCTCATGCGCAAGGGCGTCCTGGTCAAGGACACCCACGGCTCGACGATCCGGCTGGCGCCGCCGCTGACCATCACCGGCGAGGAACTCGCCTCGGCGCTGGCCACCTTGGAGAGCGTGCTGACGCGCGACGCCTGA